In the genome of Oxalobacter aliiformigenes, one region contains:
- a CDS encoding 4-oxalocrotonate tautomerase, with protein sequence MPTINIQLFEGRTVEQKRELAKAITEATCKTLKCDPGAVDIIMHDIKKENWATAGKLWCD encoded by the coding sequence ATGCCAACAATCAACATACAACTTTTTGAAGGCCGTACGGTAGAACAAAAACGGGAACTGGCCAAAGCCATCACGGAAGCGACCTGCAAAACACTGAAATGCGACCCGGGCGCCGTCGATATCATCATGCACGACATCAAAAAAGAAAACTGGGCCACAGCCGGAAAACTGTGGTGCGACTGA
- the glyA gene encoding serine hydroxymethyltransferase, whose amino-acid sequence MFAKDQTLAQVDPELWDAILRENTRQEDHIELIASENYCSPAVMQAQGSQLTNKYAEGYPGKRYYGGCEYVDIAEQLALDRVKKLYGAQAANVQPNSGSQANQAIFLAMLQPGDTIMGMSLAEGGHLTHGMALNMSGKWFNVVSYGLNEKEEIDYDKMEQLAHEHKPKLIIAGASAYSLRIDFERFAKVAKDVGAYFMVDMAHYAGLIAAGVYPSPVPYADFVTSTTHKSLRGPRGGFILMKQEFERKINSAVFPGLQGGPLMHVIAAKAVAFKEALQSEFKTYQEQVIKNAAVLSETLIDRGFRIISGRTESHVMLVDLQSKNITGRQAETILNSGHITCNKNAIPNDPQTPFVTSGIRLGSPAMTTRGFKEAESAMVGNLLADVIENPEDPATLERVRAEVRKLTTAFPVYQR is encoded by the coding sequence ATGTTTGCTAAAGACCAGACCCTCGCTCAGGTCGATCCGGAGCTGTGGGACGCTATTTTGCGTGAGAATACCCGTCAGGAAGATCATATCGAACTGATCGCTTCCGAAAACTATTGTTCGCCGGCCGTCATGCAGGCACAGGGTTCTCAACTGACGAACAAATATGCGGAAGGATATCCCGGCAAACGTTATTATGGCGGTTGTGAATATGTCGATATCGCCGAACAGCTGGCACTGGATCGTGTCAAGAAACTGTACGGTGCACAAGCAGCCAATGTCCAGCCCAATTCCGGTTCCCAGGCCAATCAGGCGATTTTCCTGGCCATGTTGCAGCCGGGCGATACCATTATGGGAATGTCGCTGGCAGAAGGAGGGCATCTGACTCATGGCATGGCACTGAACATGTCGGGCAAGTGGTTCAATGTCGTTTCCTATGGTCTGAATGAAAAAGAGGAAATCGACTACGACAAAATGGAACAGCTGGCTCATGAACACAAGCCGAAACTGATTATTGCCGGTGCCTCGGCCTATTCCCTGCGTATCGATTTTGAACGTTTTGCCAAGGTGGCCAAGGATGTCGGTGCCTATTTCATGGTGGACATGGCCCATTATGCCGGTCTGATCGCGGCAGGTGTCTATCCCAGCCCGGTGCCTTACGCTGATTTCGTGACCTCCACGACGCATAAATCGCTGCGCGGACCGAGAGGCGGTTTCATTCTGATGAAACAGGAATTCGAACGCAAAATCAATTCTGCCGTATTTCCGGGGTTGCAGGGCGGCCCGCTGATGCATGTTATTGCGGCGAAAGCCGTCGCGTTCAAGGAAGCGTTGCAGTCGGAATTCAAGACATATCAGGAACAGGTCATCAAAAATGCCGCTGTCTTGTCGGAAACGCTGATCGACCGTGGCTTCCGTATCATTTCCGGACGCACGGAATCCCATGTCATGCTGGTTGATTTGCAAAGTAAGAATATCACTGGGCGTCAGGCAGAGACGATTTTGAACAGCGGTCATATTACCTGCAACAAGAATGCGATTCCCAACGATCCGCAGACTCCGTTTGTGACATCCGGCATCCGTCTGGGCAGTCCGGCTATGACGACGCGTGGTTTCAAGGAAGCGGAATCCGCAATGGTCGGCAATTTGCTGGCGGATGTGATCGAAAATCCGGAAGATCCGGCTACCCTTGAACGGGTTCGTGCGGAAGTCAGGAAACTGACCACGGCATTCCCGGTTTACCAGCGCTAG
- the ribD gene encoding bifunctional diaminohydroxyphosphoribosylaminopyrimidine deaminase/5-amino-6-(5-phosphoribosylamino)uracil reductase RibD, translating to MSELNDVASRSSLTGHEFFMKRALELAKNCSVLTSPNPKVGCVIVKNGQIVGEGFTQPVGGNHAEIEALNDAAGRGESCQGATVYVTLEPCAHFGRTPPCVDALIRAGVSQVVVAMEDPNGLVAGKGLEKLRLAGVHVVCGVLAAEAREMNRGFLSRIERGRPWVRMKVAASLDGKTALSNGESQWITSEAAREDGHRWRMRADAVMTGIGTVIKDDPKLNVRLPEVVRQPLRIVVDSQLKTPLDARIIQDGVTWIFSANASPTKIDAMQERGVQVFSAINDTGRVDLAEMMKTLAEKEINEIHVEAGATLNGALIQAGYVDEMLIYLAPCFLGSGKNMLSLNQIDRLADRIAFDFHEIVPIGHDLRILARLTD from the coding sequence ATGAGCGAATTAAACGATGTTGCCAGCCGGTCATCCCTGACGGGTCACGAGTTTTTCATGAAACGCGCACTGGAACTGGCCAAAAACTGTTCGGTTTTGACTTCGCCGAATCCGAAAGTCGGTTGTGTCATCGTTAAGAACGGACAGATTGTCGGTGAAGGGTTTACTCAGCCGGTAGGAGGAAATCATGCCGAGATCGAAGCGCTGAATGATGCCGCCGGCCGGGGGGAGAGTTGTCAGGGAGCGACGGTATATGTCACGCTGGAGCCCTGTGCCCATTTCGGACGGACACCACCCTGTGTGGATGCCCTGATCAGGGCCGGCGTTTCGCAGGTTGTTGTGGCCATGGAAGATCCGAATGGTCTGGTTGCCGGAAAAGGGCTTGAAAAACTCCGGTTGGCCGGAGTTCATGTTGTCTGTGGTGTACTGGCCGCCGAAGCACGGGAAATGAACAGGGGTTTTCTTTCCCGTATTGAACGGGGAAGACCTTGGGTCAGGATGAAAGTGGCGGCCAGTCTGGATGGCAAAACGGCATTGTCCAACGGAGAAAGCCAGTGGATTACGTCGGAAGCGGCACGGGAAGACGGCCATCGCTGGCGGATGAGGGCCGATGCGGTGATGACCGGTATCGGAACGGTTATCAAGGATGATCCGAAACTGAATGTCCGTTTGCCGGAAGTCGTCAGGCAACCGCTGCGTATTGTTGTCGACAGTCAGCTGAAAACGCCGCTGGACGCCCGGATTATTCAGGATGGTGTGACCTGGATCTTTTCGGCCAATGCATCCCCGACCAAAATCGATGCCATGCAGGAAAGAGGGGTTCAGGTTTTTTCTGCCATTAACGATACGGGAAGAGTGGACTTGGCGGAAATGATGAAAACGCTGGCAGAAAAGGAGATCAACGAAATTCATGTCGAGGCGGGGGCGACTTTGAATGGCGCCCTGATTCAGGCAGGATATGTCGATGAAATGCTGATTTATCTGGCACCGTGTTTTCTCGGCAGTGGCAAAAACATGCTTAGCCTGAATCAGATCGACAGACTGGCCGACAGGATCGCGTTTGATTTTCATGAAATTGTACCGATTGGTCATGATTTGAGGATTTTGGCCAGATTGACGGATTGA
- a CDS encoding riboflavin synthase, protein MFTGIVEAVGKIRSVTPQGQDKNAGVRLEIDAGDLPMEKIRVGDSVAINGACMTVVERTDNRFKVDVSRESLDRTTGLDKVHEVNLEKALALGDMLGGHLVSGHVDGVGTVRRFAPVAESWELVVEAPAVLGKFLAYKGSVAVDGVSLTVNKVQDTETGCLFSINLIPHTVEVTTLRNLAEGSEVNLEIDLIARYVERMLTAGKISPDSGR, encoded by the coding sequence ATGTTTACAGGAATTGTCGAAGCTGTCGGGAAAATCAGATCGGTTACTCCGCAAGGACAGGATAAAAATGCCGGAGTCCGCCTTGAAATCGATGCAGGCGATTTGCCGATGGAGAAAATCAGGGTCGGCGACTCTGTCGCGATTAATGGCGCATGCATGACGGTCGTCGAAAGAACGGATAACCGTTTCAAGGTTGATGTGTCGCGTGAAAGTCTGGACAGAACCACCGGTCTGGACAAAGTGCATGAAGTCAATCTCGAAAAAGCGCTGGCACTGGGCGATATGCTGGGGGGGCATCTTGTTTCCGGTCATGTGGATGGTGTCGGTACCGTACGCCGGTTCGCTCCTGTTGCCGAATCGTGGGAGCTGGTCGTGGAAGCTCCTGCCGTTCTCGGGAAATTTCTGGCTTATAAAGGCTCCGTCGCGGTTGATGGTGTATCGCTGACTGTCAACAAGGTTCAGGATACGGAAACGGGATGCCTTTTTTCGATCAACCTGATTCCGCATACTGTTGAAGTCACGACGCTTCGGAATCTGGCGGAAGGTTCGGAAGTCAATCTGGAAATCGACCTGATTGCCCGATACGTCGAGCGGATGTTGACCGCCGGAAAAATATCGCCTGATTCAGGCCGGTGA
- a CDS encoding tetratricopeptide repeat protein, which translates to MASREELQLLREARAGNAQSQCELGKLYLFGSKSLPQSLATALHWLSRAALQENTSAKLLIGNHIPYEMAKAYPDRHAIENWYREALEHGNDQAGLILAKLILSSGTTVDEKKRSEAIGILETIVDHDIPEAQWLLAELVKNSPHPTPAKNNALKWTARAADAGVLEAQIALIEHAWDNADYDTFLQLAVPVAHSLIQIRQEQENSAPNERSTQLLLRCGQLLLKKGKNHVEEIQPMWEMAARHKNAEAAFLLGLWHARMDEYGNRTSDGASSTSFKKAIRWLTQAGEQGLAKAWYALSLIYQKAEFSQRNMADAQRYLEIAANLGHPRAQYERGLHAWRNRREDESNDILAVYWLQKAVSNGETEAAQVLNRIAIRAKPASWAQTALQFLTRESVSSHPFLAARIELAAVFGLSRPEALLLDIHSADKGHCLLVDIREHYRRSKRKLILIQTGRERQTLSRIGRLFEKVDCGPNGPEGNYRQRQYRLKTLLPAPVPEHPEDTVS; encoded by the coding sequence ATGGCCAGCCGGGAAGAATTGCAGCTATTGCGTGAAGCACGGGCAGGAAATGCCCAATCCCAATGCGAGCTGGGCAAGCTGTATCTTTTCGGCAGCAAAAGCCTGCCGCAAAGCCTGGCGACAGCCTTGCACTGGCTAAGCCGTGCCGCTCTCCAGGAAAATACGAGTGCAAAACTGCTGATCGGCAATCACATACCGTACGAAATGGCAAAAGCCTACCCCGACAGACATGCTATCGAAAACTGGTACCGGGAGGCTCTGGAACACGGAAACGATCAGGCTGGTCTGATACTGGCAAAGCTGATCCTGTCTTCCGGGACAACAGTCGATGAAAAAAAACGTTCGGAAGCGATCGGCATTCTTGAAACAATTGTTGACCATGATATTCCCGAAGCACAATGGCTACTGGCAGAATTGGTCAAAAACTCACCGCACCCCACCCCTGCGAAAAACAATGCCCTCAAATGGACGGCACGCGCTGCCGATGCCGGAGTACTGGAAGCGCAAATCGCCCTGATAGAACATGCCTGGGACAATGCCGATTACGATACATTCCTTCAACTCGCCGTACCTGTTGCCCATTCCCTGATACAGATCCGGCAAGAACAGGAAAATTCCGCGCCAAACGAGCGGTCCACACAACTTCTGTTACGCTGCGGCCAGCTTCTGCTCAAAAAAGGGAAAAACCATGTCGAGGAAATACAACCCATGTGGGAAATGGCTGCCCGCCACAAAAATGCGGAAGCGGCATTTCTGCTGGGGTTGTGGCATGCCCGAATGGATGAATACGGCAACCGGACCTCTGATGGCGCCAGCTCGACCAGTTTCAAAAAAGCGATCCGCTGGCTGACACAGGCAGGAGAACAGGGACTTGCGAAAGCGTGGTACGCGTTGTCGCTGATTTACCAGAAAGCGGAATTTTCACAGCGGAATATGGCAGATGCCCAGCGTTATCTCGAAATCGCCGCCAATCTGGGGCACCCCAGGGCGCAATATGAACGCGGTCTGCACGCATGGAGAAACCGGCGCGAAGACGAATCCAACGACATTCTGGCGGTTTACTGGCTCCAGAAAGCCGTCAGCAACGGCGAAACGGAAGCGGCACAGGTATTGAACAGGATCGCCATCCGGGCCAAACCGGCATCGTGGGCCCAGACCGCCCTGCAATTTCTGACGCGTGAATCCGTCAGCAGCCATCCTTTTCTGGCGGCACGTATCGAACTGGCTGCCGTATTCGGCCTGTCCCGTCCGGAAGCGCTTCTTCTGGATATCCATTCAGCCGACAAGGGCCATTGTCTGCTCGTCGATATCCGGGAACACTATCGGCGCAGCAAACGCAAACTGATACTGATTCAGACCGGCAGGGAACGTCAGACCTTGTCCCGGATCGGTCGTCTTTTCGAAAAAGTGGACTGTGGTCCAAACGGACCGGAAGGAAATTACCGACAACGTCAGTACCGGCTCAAAACGCTATTGCCTGCCCCCGTTCCGGAACATCCGGAAGATACCGTTTCCTGA